One Arthrobacter sp. B3I4 genomic window, CCCGGCTCGGCCACCTCAGCAGCGACCTGGGTGCGGGCGGACTTCTCGTAGTCGAAGCCGCTGATGCGGAGACCGCCCTGCTGGGCTTCGATCAGGAGGCCGGAGAGGACGGGGACTGGAGGGGCGGGCGCTGATGCCCTTGGAAGCGAATGCGGCGGCGTCGGCGAGGGCGTCCGCGGTGAGGGTGAATTTCAAGGTGAGGTCACTTTCGTAGTGGGAGCAGCGTTCTTAGTCGGAGCAGCGGCACTCGGCCGTTTGCGGGTTGATGACCCCGTTGCAGGACGGGCAACGTTCCTGCCCGCTCATGCGGCGTCTGCCCGGTGGGTGATGTGCTCTTCGATGAGGTCTTTGCGGAGCCCGTACCAGTGGTGGTCGCCGTCGAGGGTCGAGACGTAGACGACGGGGGCGCCGGTGTAGCCGAGGGTCTCCTTGACGTAAGCAAGAGCGCTGGCGTCCACGGTGACGTCGACTTCGGTGTAATAGATGCCTGCGTCGTCGAGTTTCTTCTTAGTGATCCGGCAGGGCTGGCACTGCGGCTTGCTGTAGAGGACGACGGCGACGCCGTCGCGTGCCTGGATGCGCTGGGTGAGGTCGGTGACAGTCAAGGGTTCTCCTAGTTGGACTGGTAGCGGACGCCTGCGACTGGTTTCCCAGGGCAGGCGTCCGCGAGGGGTCGGGGGTGTTTAGTAGGGTGGTTCGTCGTCGGCGCCGTTGGCCCATCCGCCGGCGGTGCTCGCTCCGGGTGTGGCCCAGGCGTCCGGCGAGTTATTGCCGGTCGAGCCCTGATTGCCGCCCCAGCCGCCACCGGAGCTCTGGTTACCGCCGCCCCCGGCAGCATTCTGCCGCTGCGTCCGGTTCACCTTGGCGTTCGCGTACCGCAGGGACGGGCCGATCTCGTCGACCTCCAGTTCGATCACGGTCCGCTTCTCGCCCTCCTTAGTTTCGTAGGAGCGGGACTTCAACCGGCCAGACACGATCACGCGCATGCCCTTCGTGAGGGACTCGGCCACGTTCTCAGCCGCCTCCCGCCATACCGAGTAACGAAGGAACAGGGTCTCCCCGTCGACAAACTCGTTCTTCTGCCGGTCGAACGTCCGCGGCGTCGAAGCGATAGTGCCGTTTGCGACCGCCGACCCTGAAGGGGTGAAGCGAAGCTCGGGATCGTTCGTGAGATTGCCGATCACAGTGATCGTGGTTTCGCCCGCCATCAGTTCGACGCCCCTGCAAGCCACTGCGCGTCGGCGTCCAGCTCGCCCTGCTCATCGACCGGCGGGTTCTCGGCCTCTTCGATGAACCGTGAGGCTTCAGCCTTCGTCAGGTCCTTGGACGTTACGATGGCTCGGCCCGTGAAGTTGGAGAGCTCCGCCAGACCGGATTCGCGGTCGCTGGCGCCGAGCTTGCCGAGGATGACGTGGATCTTGGTGAGTTGGGCAGTGGTGGCCAGCGGCTCGGCGGGCTGCTCCGACTCAGGCTCATCCTGCGGGGCCTCGTGGACTACGTTGGGGAGGTCCGGTGTTGGCGCAGCTGCTCGCTTGATGGTGCGCTTCGCCTTGGGCGCCTCAGTCTCGGCCGGCGCCTGTTCGCCGAGGTCGTCGAGCTCGACCTCTTCGACCGACGTCGCCGCGATACCGGTGAGCACGTCGGGGGCGATGACACGGCAGATCTCGGCCTGGCACTTCGCGGTGAGCATGCCGATGGGGTCAGTCTGGTACTTCTTGTTCGAGGTGTACCCGGCCTTCTGTGCGCGGGCGATGGTCCACTCCACGCGGGTGAAGGTGGTCTCGCCCTTGCGGCGGCCTTCGTAAATGACGCGCTGCTCGGTCGCTTCGATCCGGCGGATCGTGTGCCCTGCCTGCATGACGAGGGCGGCCATGGTGCGGGCGTACATCGAGGGGCGTCCGGAGACGACAAAGATGTTCGCCAGCGCGTTCATCGGGTCGAGGCCCAGAGACTTGCCAGCGAGGATCGCCGCGGCCGCGGCTTCCGGCTTCCCACGGAACGATGCGGGCACGAACTCGGTGCTGCACAGCGCGGTGCCGAGCTGATGGGCGGCGCCGAGCTCCTGCGCCCACTCCATGAGTGACACGGTCGCGGGGGTCGGCGCGAGGCCGGCGGCGTTGAATGCGGCGACGGGGGCCGCCTGGGGGATTGCTACTTCGCTCATGCTTCGATCGCTTTCTGGTAGCGGCTGCGGATGCCAGCCTGCATGGTTGTGAGTGTTTCGATGAGGAGTTCAACGGTGGCGGGGTTGAGGAGGATCTCGTGGTCGCCGCTGGGGTGGCGCTTGCGGTCCCAGGTATCGAGGGCGATGCTTTCGTCCTCGTAGTAGAGGGAGAGGCCGCGCTCGTGTTCGTGGTCGACGTACTCGAAGGTGGCCATCACGCTGCAACCTGGGCGGCTGGCGTGACCGGGGCGCCGACGATGGCTTCCCGGAGCTTGGTGGTCTTGTGGGTGTAGGCCGCGGCCAGGAACATCGCGTAGTGCCCCTTCATCTCGTCCCGGTTCTTCGCGAGCGGGTACAGGGT contains:
- a CDS encoding glutaredoxin family protein — translated: MTVTDLTQRIQARDGVAVVLYSKPQCQPCRITKKKLDDAGIYYTEVDVTVDASALAYVKETLGYTGAPVVYVSTLDGDHHWYGLRKDLIEEHITHRADAA
- a CDS encoding single-stranded DNA-binding protein, with the protein product MAGETTITVIGNLTNDPELRFTPSGSAVANGTIASTPRTFDRQKNEFVDGETLFLRYSVWREAAENVAESLTKGMRVIVSGRLKSRSYETKEGEKRTVIELEVDEIGPSLRYANAKVNRTQRQNAAGGGGNQSSGGGWGGNQGSTGNNSPDAWATPGASTAGGWANGADDEPPY